A genomic window from Cydia strobilella chromosome 26, ilCydStro3.1, whole genome shotgun sequence includes:
- the LOC134753240 gene encoding ribonuclease H2 subunit C has product MSIHVENTLHKTNKEAFEQRVHYVPCKVEEDGPANVEKYFEPYVREENGELTASFRGHPLDGTKMSFPEGYRAVVATEAKRPLSEDADRKFHVVGGFKDFIYWNWDKKPSKNDNMVKALDWIDIADAIHGD; this is encoded by the exons atGTCGATTCACGTAGAAAATACAttacacaaaacaaataaagaagCTTTCGAGCAACGTGTTCACTATGTGCCGTGTAAAGTGGAAGAAGATGGTCCTGCTAATGTAGAGAAATATTTCGAGCCGTATGTCCGTGAAGAAAATGGAG AATTAACGGCGTCCTTCCGTGGGCATCCTCTAGACGGCACCAAGATGAGTTTTCCCGAGGGCTACAGAGCCGTTGTGGCCACTGAGGCCAAAAGACCGCTCTCGGAAGACGCCGATCGCAAATTCCAT GTAGTGGGAGGCTTCAAGGACTTCATATACTGGAATTGGGACAAGAAACCGTCTAAGAATGACAACATGGTCAAAGCATTGGATTGGATAGACATTGCTGATGCG ATCCACGGAGATTGA